The genomic DNA actatacataaattttattttaaaaatatattttaaaatattaaaaacatattagttctaaaaactgttttgaaaaactatttttcagaattatttttgaaaataattactaaatagACCCCAAACTTACCTTTgtaattgaatgaaaattttcattttccattttttatgaattacCACCCACAATCATGGAAATTTTAATCacctaaataaaataatatgcatGAGATCTCATTAcccttttaaatctaaattaagtaggaatgaaatgaaaaaacatatgaaaataataataatcaataataataaataataataataataatttccatGGCAATAAATCTTTGGTTTATATTCCTATTTTTAACTGTAATCTAAATAcgctaataaatgaaaatgccGTTCCTATTTCGGGTTTTAAACATggcttttattaaatatgacatTAACAAATACCTAATTAGAGTTGATAATTGCATTTATTTACAAGCAAGAATTGACAATCACCAATGGAAGCAAAGTTCATGAGGctttgtttcttaatttgggTGTTTTAAGGGTAGTTTGGGGATTGATAAAAACATCTTGGACATTTTGAGTGGGGTTAGAAAAGCTTGGTTTCCCGCCCTTTTCCAtaattctttcttctttcttctttcttcttccaatgatttaaaacaaaatatttttgaccAAGGCCCCACTCTGTGAAATTCAATGAAAAGGGAGGCCTCATGGCCCATTGGCCCCCATCAACACAAAATACATATGCTTGAATCCTTGATGATGGCAGTGGACCTCTCCTGCATCTCCCACACTTGGGCATGAATAATGATCCACATTGAACAGAATGAATGAACACTGGTAATTTTGATCCATACTACTGCCCTGCcaaatattatattagtattagCTACCTTTTTCTAAACCACATCCAAATGCTTTCCTAAGTACAGGCTACAGCTGCTTCAAGTTTTAATCGAACAGCGTCAATTGGAATAAGGGAATAACAGAGTAGGGAAGTGACTACCAGTCTACCAAATCCCCTGAAGGCCAgaaacattttccttttcttccccctCTCCATTGATGTTGAAATTAGTGACCCTCCCAGTAATCAATTCCACAGCCAGCAGAAAAAAATAACAGATTTCCCAGGCCTTGAATACACATCATAAATCAGAACTTTTTGTCCTGAGTTCTCTTCGCCAtgcaaaaaaatattgaaaacagcACTGCCTGTGTCATCTGCTGAAGCAACTCAACAGGGCTGCGGTAATAGCCTGCAGGTTGGACAATACCACTTTCCTTTGAATCTGGTCTCTGGTGTGAGCCCAACACATGAGTAGTGGAACCATTCGCCTCCTTGGCACTGTAAAGGGAAAACTGGCTAAGTAATCCAGAAAGCATCTCAACAAAATGTACAATGACATAAAACAGAACCAATTGTTAGGTTTTGGTGAGAACTGGAAATTGGGAAGTCCTGTGGCAAAGCAACCTGTTCAAATTCCAAGACTAAAACAAGCACTGATACTCTCACtacaaaacattttaaaaatattgaatgcTTGTTCTTCCTGTAAATGAAACCATTCTCTTATGCTTTATTGTTTTGACTGTTCCATGTCCCATGACTATATTTGCTTTCACATTGGTGCTCAAGGATATCTTATCTATATCTCATCATAAATGTAAACTATATGGGAACAAAGCCACCAGAAAACAACTAAAGAGCAAAAGAAATACAGAGAAAATAGTGACTCACATTTTCATTGTCACAGGCAATCATGTCTCCAAAGGATACCTGAATGATTAAGAAAATTACAGCACTTTAGCACATATGACAAACACTGACCATAATTACAAATATTGATGTACAATGGGTGGTTTTggaaagagttaaaaaaatgtaaaaataaaggACCAGAAGTTCAAACCTGATGGCAGACACAGTATGTGGGTTCATTTGGATCAATGGGTTGATCAACATCAAGGGGAGTGGCAAAATCCTTTCTATGACTTCCTGGGGGTGGCATCAGCTCAAAATCCCTATCACGCTCTCGATCCCAATCCCTGTCTCTATAATCTACCCTCTTTGGTTGAGGTGTTCCATAAAGGAACTTgcgtttttcattttttgggacTATAGGTAATGGTGGAAGGATTGCTGGCTCATCTGGTGATATTTTACCCTCTGAGAAAattgggaaaagaaaattaaacaaacaGTTAGTTTCTACGTAGTCCactaatagaaaaagaaaaaaccacatCATTATTGCCTCGTCACAGGAACTTCAGCTAAAGGGAATTGAAACCTTAGAACTATTTGATTGGATAATAATGATAGAATACCAGCAATATTAAGCTATCTAGCATCAAACTTTCTTTTCccttataattttgaaattaaacatGGGTGGAAATGACTTTATGGTGTATAAGAAACTCCTAGTAGTCCTATAAAGCATCATTAGAACAAAAAAAGGGCCTTTGGCATGAGCTcgttaaataatatatatgtccATCAAGATCCTAGAACACCTTTAACAGAAGAATAGAAACTGGATAACCCAGGATGAATGCACCATACCTTGCTTTAGATCTTCTGCAAAATTGGTCAGATCCTCATCAAGACGCTTCACATGGCTATCTATctgaatgaaaatataaaatatattagagAAACAACAGGATAAAATTCTCCTTGAATATTGCCAGAAAATATAAACGTCAACCAAGAATGGTGCCAATGTACTCTAGAGAAAAATCGATGGCAATCTTCTTAACAACTGATATCTGGATTAGCCACATAATTCAGTTCTTTAGGAAAGGAGCTTCAGAAGCAAGGACAAATATGTTAGCATCTTATAGaactaacatgaagaattctgAAAGACCAATCAAAAGACAAATCTCTgtgaaaggaaataagaataattcaATCATCAATACTTATCTCACTTTATTTTCAGGATCATCCACCCCTCTGTATTTTAGGTAATCAGTCTGACAAGAGGTTCTAGGACAAAACTCCACGAACATATAAGAATTccataaacataaaatatgcaACCATCTAAAATCACTCATTAAATCTTTCATACCTATAGCTGCAACAACTCTATTCTTTTTCAGTTTTCTCTTCTTTGGCTTTCTGTTTTATGGTATCACTTGGAAAGTAAggttacaaatttattttagagTAACTAACACAGCCAAGATCCCATTGCCCATCTTGCAAACCAGATGTCTACAAGTAAATTACAGTAGTATGgtatatttggaattttatagaCATGTAAAAGGTTGAAgcacttttttttaaatgaaattattatcaacaataaaacatttataatcATCTAACATACAAAACACCTGGTGCAATAGGGCCATGTGAATGCGCAGAAATCAATAATTACTGATAATTTTCAAAAGCTCATCAAGATTGATATGTATTGATGATTGTGCAACAATTATGTATgaagatataaatgaatttAGGAAGCtcgaatagttttttttaaagtatcaaGATTTATTGTTGGATAATTTATCATGGTATTCCATGTtgaatgtttgaaattttttcccacATGTTTCATCAGATACACATTATTTTCTTCATCCTAATGTGCAAAAAAGAAATGTATAAGATTGGAGCAAAAAACATAGTGAACAGGAGTCAATATGCCTCAGTTATTAATTGGATGAAGAAAGTAAAGACTATAACTAATTATGAACGGGATGAAAATCAGTGGCCCATGTGTTGGATGCAGAAATAATCCCTAACTTCTCTTATCGGACTAAAATTGATAGAAATGAGGCAAATTTACGCACCCTAGAAGGATCAGAGCTAGAAATAATTCTCTGAATCAACCCAACAAAAAATTTTACTGGGTCACTAAAATGGAAAACAGAAACACAGAGCAATAATGGTTATCAGTGAACACTCAGAACCTAGTGCCAAGCAAGATTCTGTTTCCGAATATAATGATTACTAAATCTTAATGGGATTAAAAAAGAGAAGCCGGTTTTTGCTATACTTCAGATCCCAGATGTTTTCCAAGACATCAAAGAAATATGCCTTAAGAGAGAATGTGAGAGACATCTGAGCAATGTAATTTGGCAGTTTGccctactaagcttcttaaaaAATCTCACAGTGCATACAAGTTTACTATGTGATGCTAGTTTTACTTGGCAAATTGCAATACAAATTCTATACCCTTCATATGATGGCATCATAAGCCATTACTAGAGGAGATCTGTGTTATCTTCCACGCTATAGTGGAAATTTCCTTCTCCATGGAGGCAAAACTAATCCCTTTATTCTCTTGTGTAGCAGTTTCTATTAGCATCACTTGGGCTTAGGGCTTTTTTTGCATGGAGAAGACTACCTTTGCCATAGCTCTTCAGGTTGTATCAAATACCCAGAGACACATGTGGCTCATGAAATTTCAAGGTTTGGGATTTATATTGctaaatcaaaatagaaatttcTGTCTGAAAAAGACCTGAGTAATCATCTTTTCTCAAGAAGGAGAACCATCGTTTTTAGAAGAGGATGCCTTATACAAATCTTGAGCATAAACGGGCAAGTTATTGATCACAAAAATTATCTAGTGAATGGTGTAACAAAGACTCCATTTCAAATTCAACAGATTTGCATCTGCACAAAAGACAAAATAAGGCATTGGAAGTATAGTGCAACTACCTCTTTGTAGTCTACCATATAAGTAAATGGGTTAACAAGCGTTTGGAACAAGCATTGGCACCTAAAGATCAGAGGATTTTTATGATTTCCAATTACTAAAAGCTAATAACACAAGCTACAGAGATGCTAAAGTAGTGTAAAGTCGTTGACGCATTGTAATGTGATCATCCATAGTGCTTCACATGCCAAGGCCTTTTGAAATGCCCTGGAGTGTTATTCAATGGGCTATTGggatcaaatttaaaaatgccAAACAAGCATTTCCCTGCTTTCATTTATATACATTCATCATTCTAAgaacatattatttattttttcttacttatcTACAATATTGAAAGGAGGGTaaatgaagatttaaaaaattatgcagGGCTTTGTAATTGTCATGCCAAGAACTGCATTTTTCATGATTCTTTATTCATTTCCCACTTTAGGTATCCCATTAAATTGACATGTTAAGTTTCCCAAATTGCTAGAGTTCTTTATCAGAC from Vitis riparia cultivar Riparia Gloire de Montpellier isolate 1030 chromosome 8, EGFV_Vit.rip_1.0, whole genome shotgun sequence includes the following:
- the LOC117920362 gene encoding PHD finger protein ING2, whose translation is MAIARTGVFVDDYLEYASTLPAELQRLLNTIRELDERSQSMINQTRQQTKYCLGLSSQSSKKGNPEEDEVAFEKMRKDIEANQDNALSLCTEKVLLAQQAFDLIDSHVKRLDEDLTNFAEDLKQEGKISPDEPAILPPLPIVPKNEKRKFLYGTPQPKRVDYRDRDWDRERDRDFELMPPPGSHRKDFATPLDVDQPIDPNEPTYCVCHQVSFGDMIACDNENCQGGEWFHYSCVGLTPETRFKGKWYCPTCRLLPQPC